A genome region from Mycolicibacterium litorale includes the following:
- a CDS encoding esterase family protein — MSFVGKMRDAVKALPRRLTIAAAVAAVVPGLVSVAGGSATAGAFSRPGLPVEYLMVPSAGMGRDIKVQFQSGGANSPGVYLLDGLRAQDDFNGWDINTAAFEWYVDSGLSVIMPVGGQSSFYSDWYKPACGKAGCSTYKWETFLTQELPAYLASTKGVNPNRNAAVGLSMAGSAALTLAIYYPQQFQYAASLSGFLNLSEGWWPMLVGLSMGDAGGYKSEDMWGPSSDPAWKRNDPMVNIDKLVANGTRVWVFCGNGKPADINGQVEGDNFNAKFLESFTLRTNETFQEQYLAAGGRNGVFNFPQAGTHSWGYWGQQLQQMKPDIQRVLGAVPQPSPAPAPAG; from the coding sequence ATGAGTTTCGTTGGGAAGATGCGCGACGCGGTGAAAGCCCTGCCGCGCCGGCTCACGATCGCGGCCGCGGTGGCCGCCGTGGTGCCCGGCCTGGTGAGCGTCGCAGGAGGCTCGGCGACTGCGGGGGCGTTCTCACGTCCGGGCCTGCCGGTCGAGTACCTCATGGTTCCGTCCGCGGGCATGGGCCGCGACATCAAGGTCCAGTTCCAGAGCGGCGGCGCCAACTCCCCGGGCGTCTACCTGCTCGACGGCCTGCGTGCGCAGGACGACTTCAACGGCTGGGACATCAACACCGCGGCGTTCGAGTGGTACGTCGACTCGGGCCTGTCGGTGATCATGCCGGTCGGCGGCCAGTCCAGCTTCTACAGCGACTGGTACAAGCCGGCCTGCGGTAAGGCCGGTTGCTCCACCTACAAGTGGGAGACCTTCCTGACCCAGGAGCTGCCCGCCTACCTGGCGTCCACCAAGGGTGTGAACCCGAACCGCAACGCCGCCGTCGGTCTGTCGATGGCCGGTTCCGCCGCGCTCACGCTGGCGATCTACTACCCGCAGCAGTTCCAGTACGCGGCCTCGCTGTCGGGCTTCCTGAACCTGTCCGAGGGCTGGTGGCCCATGCTGGTCGGCCTGTCGATGGGTGACGCGGGCGGCTACAAGTCCGAGGACATGTGGGGCCCGTCGAGCGACCCGGCGTGGAAGCGCAACGACCCGATGGTCAACATCGACAAGCTGGTCGCCAACGGCACCCGCGTGTGGGTGTTCTGCGGTAACGGCAAGCCTGCCGACATCAACGGCCAGGTCGAGGGCGACAACTTCAACGCGAAGTTCCTCGAGAGCTTCACGCTGCGCACCAACGAGACGTTCCAGGAGCAGTACCTGGCCGCCGGTGGCCGCAACGGCGTGTTCAACTTCCCGCAGGCCGGTACCCACAGCTGGGGCTACTGGGGCCAGCAGCTCCAGCAGATGAAGCCGGACATCCAGCGTGTGCTGGGTGCGGTGCCGCAGCCGTCTCCCGCGCCGGCACCGGCGGGCTGA
- a CDS encoding alpha/beta hydrolase-fold protein, with translation MMRGLWRAVLTVVVAAGLWSAVEATSETTARADTVEYLMVPSAAMGRAIPVAFQGGGPHAVFLLDAFNAAPDVSNWVTAGNAMNTLAGKGISVAAPAGGAWSLYTNWEQDGSRQWETFLSSELPDWLAANKGLAPNGHGIVGAAQGGTGAMMMATFHPDRFRYAGSMSGFMTPSATALNGAITAGLQRFGGVDTRNMWGLPQLGRWKWHDPDVHIQLLANNNTRLWVYSPSTLTCVDPAAMIGYCDQAQGSNRGFYQHYRAVGGSNGHFDFPAGGEHGWGSWGPQLGAMSGDLVAAIR, from the coding sequence ATGATGCGAGGGTTGTGGCGAGCGGTACTGACCGTGGTGGTGGCCGCGGGACTCTGGTCGGCCGTCGAGGCCACGTCCGAGACCACCGCGCGGGCCGACACCGTCGAGTACCTGATGGTCCCGTCGGCGGCCATGGGCCGCGCGATCCCGGTCGCCTTCCAGGGCGGGGGACCGCATGCGGTGTTCCTGCTCGACGCGTTCAACGCCGCCCCCGACGTCAGCAACTGGGTGACCGCGGGCAACGCCATGAACACCCTCGCCGGTAAGGGCATCTCGGTCGCCGCCCCCGCCGGCGGCGCCTGGAGCCTCTACACGAACTGGGAGCAGGACGGCAGCCGCCAGTGGGAGACGTTCCTGTCCTCCGAGCTGCCCGACTGGCTCGCCGCCAACAAGGGACTGGCCCCCAACGGGCACGGCATCGTCGGCGCCGCGCAGGGCGGCACCGGCGCGATGATGATGGCCACCTTCCACCCGGACCGGTTCCGCTACGCCGGCTCCATGTCCGGGTTCATGACGCCCTCGGCCACCGCGCTCAACGGAGCGATCACCGCCGGCCTCCAGCGGTTCGGCGGCGTGGACACCCGCAACATGTGGGGACTGCCACAGCTGGGCCGCTGGAAGTGGCACGACCCCGATGTCCACATCCAGCTGCTGGCGAACAACAACACCCGGCTGTGGGTGTACAGCCCGTCCACGCTGACGTGTGTCGACCCGGCCGCGATGATCGGTTACTGCGATCAGGCCCAGGGCAGCAATCGCGGCTTCTACCAGCACTACCGTGCCGTCGGGGGCAGCAACGGCCACTTCGACTTCCCGGCGGGCGGCGAACACGGCTGGGGCAGTTGGGGGCCGCAGCTCGGCGCGATGTCGGGCGACCTCGTGGCGGCCATCCGCTAG
- a CDS encoding DUF732 domain-containing protein codes for MQHSQRRILPTLLVLSAVVLVTACALTNPVLNLDQTSTAEPPPDAAAGEAADSASDPPEVAAQPGALTVTGQQRRYLDALKTAGVRATSDLRALSIGSTVCQAHAAKQSDQAVWEAILPLVRSDVRATRPNSMRVSASEVDDATADYIRIATERLC; via the coding sequence GTGCAGCACAGCCAACGGCGGATCCTCCCGACGCTGCTCGTGCTGTCCGCGGTCGTCCTCGTCACCGCGTGTGCCTTGACCAACCCCGTGCTCAACCTCGACCAGACCTCGACCGCGGAGCCCCCGCCGGACGCGGCCGCGGGTGAGGCCGCCGACAGCGCTTCGGATCCGCCGGAGGTGGCCGCGCAGCCGGGCGCGCTGACCGTCACCGGCCAGCAGCGCCGCTACCTCGACGCGCTGAAGACCGCCGGGGTGCGCGCCACGAGCGATCTGCGGGCCCTGTCCATCGGTTCCACGGTCTGCCAGGCGCATGCCGCCAAACAGAGCGACCAGGCGGTGTGGGAGGCCATCCTGCCGCTCGTGCGCAGCGACGTGCGCGCCACCCGGCCGAATTCCATGCGAGTGTCGGCGAGCGAGGTCGACGACGCGACCGCCGACTACATTCGCATCGCAACAGAACGACTCTGCTAG
- the culp6 gene encoding carboxylesterase Culp6 yields MPKSSRRKRHRILALAAAGAMALVVVLVVAIIVVVMRRPDTPETALPPTAVPPTGVPSTGKPRPEFQDASCPDVQLLSIPGTWESSPQLDPFNPTQFPIALLLNVTNPLRAEFGNDRLEIFTVPYTAQFHNPFSADKQMSYNDSRAEGTQAAVKALTDMNNRCPLTSYVIVGFSQGAVIAGDIASDVGNGRGPIDQDLVLGVTTIADGRRETGVGQDVGPNPPGVGAEITLAEVPTLSTLGLSMTGPRPGGFGQLNDRVFEICAPGDLICAAPESAFSIVNLPRTLETLAGGAGQPIHAMYATPQFWQVDGQSATQWTLNWARGVIESAPQPKHG; encoded by the coding sequence ATGCCGAAATCCAGTCGACGTAAACGTCACCGAATCCTCGCCCTGGCCGCGGCCGGGGCGATGGCCCTGGTGGTGGTGCTGGTCGTGGCCATCATCGTGGTGGTGATGCGCAGGCCGGACACGCCGGAGACGGCGCTGCCGCCCACCGCGGTGCCGCCGACGGGCGTGCCGTCGACCGGTAAGCCGCGCCCGGAGTTCCAGGATGCGAGCTGCCCGGACGTGCAGCTGCTGTCGATCCCGGGGACCTGGGAGTCGTCACCGCAGCTCGACCCGTTCAACCCCACCCAGTTCCCGATCGCGCTGCTGCTGAACGTCACCAACCCGCTGCGCGCCGAGTTCGGCAACGACCGGCTGGAGATCTTCACGGTTCCCTACACCGCGCAGTTCCACAATCCGTTCTCCGCCGACAAGCAGATGTCCTACAACGACAGCCGCGCCGAGGGCACCCAGGCCGCGGTGAAGGCGCTGACGGACATGAACAACCGCTGCCCGCTGACCAGTTACGTGATCGTCGGCTTCTCGCAGGGTGCGGTGATCGCCGGCGACATCGCCAGCGACGTCGGCAACGGCCGCGGCCCGATCGACCAGGATCTGGTGCTCGGCGTGACGACGATCGCCGACGGCCGCCGCGAGACCGGGGTCGGGCAGGACGTCGGCCCGAACCCGCCGGGGGTGGGCGCGGAGATCACGCTGGCCGAGGTGCCGACGCTGAGCACCCTCGGGTTGAGCATGACCGGCCCGCGCCCGGGCGGCTTCGGACAGCTCAACGACCGCGTCTTCGAGATCTGCGCACCCGGCGACCTGATCTGCGCGGCGCCGGAGTCGGCGTTCTCGATCGTCAACCTGCCGCGGACGCTGGAGACCCTGGCGGGCGGCGCCGGGCAGCCGATCCACGCGATGTACGCCACACCGCAGTTCTGGCAGGTCGACGGCCAGTCCGCGACGCAGTGGACGCTGAACTGGGCGCGGGGCGTCATCGAGAGCGCACCGCAACCAAAACATGGTTGA
- the fadD32 gene encoding long-chain-fatty-acid--AMP ligase FadD32, giving the protein MPFHNPFIKDGLIKFPDNGNLVRHVERWAKVRGDKVAYRFLDFSTERDGVARDLNWNDFGARNRAVGARLQQVTQPGDRVAILCPQNLDYLVAFFGTLYSGRIAVPLFDPNEPGHVGRLHAVLDDCHPSAILTTTEAAEGVRKFFRTRPANQRPRVIAVDAVPDEVGATWEPVDVNQETIAYLQYTSGSTRIPTGVQITHLNLATNVVQVIEALEGEEGDRGVSWLPFFHDMGLITVLLSPMLGHYITFMTPAAFVRRPGRWIREMARKEGDTGGVISVAPNFAFDHAAVRGVPKDGEPPLDLSNIKCILNGSEPISAATVRRFNDAFGPFGFQPKAIKPSYGLAEATLFVSTTPISAEPRITYVDRDELNNHRFVEVTEDSPKAVAQAGAGKVGVAEWAVIVDHESATELPDGQIGEIWISGQNMGTGYWGKEEETRETFHNILKSRTEPSHAAGAPDDATWVRTGDLGAYHDGELYITGRVKDLVIIDGRNHYPQDLEYSAQEATKALRTGFVAAFSVPANQLPDEVFENAHAGLKRDPADTSEQLVIVGERAPGAHKLDMGPIADDIRAAIAVRHGVTVRDVLLTPAGAIPRTSSGKIGRRACRSAYLDGSLRSGKVANAFPDETD; this is encoded by the coding sequence ATGCCATTCCACAACCCGTTCATCAAGGACGGTCTCATCAAGTTCCCCGACAACGGGAACCTGGTGCGTCACGTCGAGCGGTGGGCGAAGGTGCGTGGCGACAAGGTGGCGTACCGCTTCCTGGACTTCTCCACCGAACGCGACGGCGTCGCCCGTGACCTCAACTGGAACGATTTCGGCGCCCGCAACCGGGCCGTCGGCGCGCGCCTGCAGCAGGTCACCCAGCCCGGCGACCGGGTGGCGATCCTGTGCCCGCAGAACCTCGACTACCTCGTCGCGTTCTTCGGCACCCTCTACTCCGGCCGTATCGCCGTGCCGCTGTTCGACCCGAACGAGCCCGGACACGTCGGCCGCCTGCACGCCGTTCTCGACGACTGTCATCCATCGGCGATCCTGACCACCACCGAGGCCGCCGAAGGGGTGCGGAAGTTCTTCCGGACCCGGCCGGCCAACCAGCGGCCGCGTGTCATCGCCGTCGACGCGGTGCCCGACGAGGTCGGTGCCACCTGGGAGCCGGTCGACGTCAACCAGGAGACCATCGCCTACCTGCAGTACACCTCGGGGTCGACCCGCATCCCGACCGGCGTGCAGATCACCCACCTCAACCTCGCCACCAACGTGGTCCAGGTGATCGAGGCGCTCGAGGGCGAGGAAGGCGACCGGGGCGTGTCCTGGCTGCCGTTCTTCCACGACATGGGCTTGATCACCGTGCTGCTGTCACCGATGCTCGGCCACTACATCACCTTCATGACGCCGGCGGCGTTCGTCCGCAGGCCCGGCCGCTGGATCCGCGAGATGGCCCGCAAGGAAGGCGACACCGGGGGCGTCATCTCCGTCGCCCCGAACTTCGCGTTCGACCATGCCGCCGTCCGCGGTGTGCCCAAGGACGGCGAGCCGCCGCTCGACTTGAGCAACATCAAGTGCATCCTCAACGGCAGCGAGCCGATTTCGGCGGCCACGGTGCGCCGGTTCAACGACGCGTTCGGGCCGTTCGGGTTCCAGCCCAAGGCGATCAAGCCGTCCTACGGTCTGGCGGAGGCCACGCTGTTCGTGTCCACCACACCGATCAGCGCCGAGCCGCGGATCACCTACGTCGACCGCGACGAACTGAACAACCACCGCTTCGTCGAGGTGACCGAAGATTCGCCGAAGGCCGTCGCGCAGGCGGGTGCGGGCAAGGTCGGCGTCGCGGAGTGGGCGGTCATCGTCGACCACGAGTCGGCCACCGAGCTGCCCGACGGCCAGATCGGCGAGATCTGGATCAGTGGCCAGAACATGGGCACCGGCTACTGGGGCAAAGAGGAAGAGACCCGCGAGACGTTCCACAACATCCTCAAGTCCCGCACTGAGCCCAGCCACGCCGCGGGTGCGCCCGATGACGCGACCTGGGTCCGCACCGGCGACCTCGGCGCCTACCACGACGGCGAGCTCTACATCACCGGCCGCGTCAAGGACTTGGTCATCATCGACGGCCGCAACCACTACCCGCAGGACCTCGAGTACTCGGCGCAGGAGGCCACCAAGGCGCTGCGCACCGGGTTCGTCGCCGCGTTCTCGGTGCCGGCCAACCAGCTGCCCGACGAGGTCTTCGAGAACGCCCACGCCGGTCTGAAGCGCGACCCCGCCGACACGTCCGAACAGCTCGTGATCGTCGGTGAGCGGGCGCCGGGCGCGCACAAGCTCGACATGGGCCCGATCGCGGACGACATCCGCGCCGCGATCGCGGTGCGCCACGGCGTCACCGTGCGCGACGTGCTGCTGACCCCGGCCGGCGCGATCCCGCGCACCTCGAGCGGCAAGATCGGCCGCCGCGCCTGCCGCTCGGCCTACCTCGACGGCAGCCTCCGCAGCGGGAAGGTCGCCAACGCCTTCCCCGACGAGACCGACTGA